A part of Pristiophorus japonicus isolate sPriJap1 chromosome 15, sPriJap1.hap1, whole genome shotgun sequence genomic DNA contains:
- the LOC139281362 gene encoding putative nuclease HARBI1 gives MGGGQHRAGERRPYPQRVYRCHFFLELSDEQCLRRLRFRKEVLWELGNVLRQDLEPHTRLRTALTIETKVTTALNFYVTGSFQSATADIANITLFSVHRSIRQVTDALYRRRVDYISFPKTRDKQVERQPGFAHIAGFPRVQRAIDCTHVGLRAPHHHPEIFVNRKGSHSLNVQLVCDHQCRILAVGARYPGSSHESFILRQASVPTVFTGPNQDCGWLLGDKGYPLSTWLLTPLRNPRTATQHAYHDAHSGTRCIIEHCIGILKQSGTSREHNTEVSDGIELRLH, from the exons atgggaggtggccaacacagagctggagaaaggaggccctaccctcaaagggtctacagatgtCACTTCTTCctcgagctcagtgatgagcaatgcctgcgaaggctgagattcagaaaggaggtactgTGGGAGCTCGGCAATGTGTTGCGCCAAGATctagagcctcacacaaggctcaggactgccctgaccattgagaccaaggtcaccacagctctgaacttttatgttacggggtctttccagtctgcgactGCAGACATTGCCAACATCACCCTATTTTCTgtccatcgctccatccggcaggttaccgatgcactgtacaggagaagagtGGACTATATCTCATTCCCGAAGACCAGggacaagcaggtggagcggcagccCGGATTTGCCCACATTGCAGGGTTCCCGAGGGTGCAGCGTgcgatcgactgcacacacgttgggctgagggcgccacaccaccaccccgagatctttgtcaaccgcaaggggtcccactccctcaatgtgcagctcgtgtgtgaccaccagtgtcggatcctggcagttggtGCGAGATACCCAGGCAGTAGCCATgaatcgttcattctgcgccaggccagtgtgcccaccgtcttcaccggcccaaatcaggattgtggttggctgcttggggacaagggatatccgctgtccacttggctgctcactccactacggaaccccaggacagcgacaCAGCATGCCTACCATgatgctcattctggcaccaggtgcatcatcgagcactgcattggaatcttaaagcagag TGGAACCAGCCGTGAacacaacactgaggtgtcggatggcatcgagctgagactgcattag